In bacterium, one DNA window encodes the following:
- the hisS gene encoding histidine--tRNA ligase — MEKYIKVRGMHDILPDDVSKWQFIENVLVETVRYYGYKEIRTPVVEYRSLFERSIGNESDIISKEIYAFKDRKGREVALRPEGTASVVRAFIESGMYAGRRIFRLYYYGPMFRYDRPQKGRYRQFYQFGIELLGGKDPFFDTEIVLLLKFIADRLNLKGYYFLINTLGCPLCKNIYTDMVKDYFSVRQDILCEDCKKRTISSPLRILDCKQDVCKKIVSDAPVIGDILCDNCKKHFRTFEESLKANMVPYKVDPHLVRGLDYYTRTVFELYVSGEENAIAAGGRYDTLVQQLGGPDIPAIGFAIGMERLISLVEYNQSKEAFFYLACIGEEAKNEGTIIANNLRKEGIVIETDYEEETLRSHLKTANKIGAHWCIIIGEDEIKRKEILVKDMVSGKQIIIPIDNYTSRIKEILK; from the coding sequence ATGGAAAAATATATAAAAGTTCGCGGTATGCATGATATATTACCGGATGATGTTTCAAAATGGCAGTTTATTGAAAATGTTCTTGTAGAAACCGTAAGATATTATGGTTATAAAGAGATAAGAACTCCAGTAGTAGAGTATCGTTCACTATTTGAAAGAAGTATAGGTAATGAGTCAGACATTATCTCTAAAGAAATCTACGCTTTCAAGGATAGGAAAGGAAGAGAGGTTGCTCTAAGACCCGAAGGGACTGCTTCTGTAGTAAGGGCTTTTATTGAATCAGGGATGTATGCAGGAAGAAGGATATTCCGGCTTTATTATTATGGACCTATGTTCAGATATGACAGACCACAGAAAGGCAGATACAGACAGTTCTATCAGTTCGGGATTGAATTATTAGGCGGTAAAGACCCTTTTTTTGACACTGAGATTGTTTTACTACTTAAATTTATAGCAGACAGGTTAAACCTTAAAGGATATTATTTTCTTATTAATACATTAGGATGTCCTTTATGTAAAAATATATACACTGATATGGTAAAAGATTATTTTTCAGTAAGGCAGGACATCCTTTGTGAGGACTGCAAAAAAAGGACTATTTCCTCTCCCTTACGGATACTTGACTGTAAACAAGATGTCTGTAAAAAAATCGTTTCTGATGCACCTGTAATTGGAGATATTCTCTGTGATAATTGTAAAAAACATTTCAGAACATTTGAGGAATCTTTGAAAGCAAATATGGTCCCTTACAAAGTTGACCCCCACCTTGTAAGAGGACTTGACTATTATACAAGAACTGTATTTGAGTTATATGTCTCAGGAGAAGAAAATGCTATTGCAGCAGGTGGTAGATATGATACCCTTGTTCAGCAATTAGGGGGACCTGATATTCCTGCCATTGGATTTGCCATTGGGATGGAACGTCTTATCTCTCTCGTTGAATATAATCAATCAAAAGAAGCATTTTTTTATCTTGCCTGTATAGGGGAAGAAGCAAAAAATGAAGGTACTATCATTGCTAATAATCTCCGTAAAGAAGGTATAGTAATTGAAACAGATTATGAAGAAGAGACACTCCGTTCCCATTTAAAAACTGCCAATAAGATAGGGGCACACTGGTGTATAATAATCGGAGAAGATGAAATAAAAAGAAAAGAGATTTTAGTTAAAGATATGGTATCAGGGAAGCAGATTATTATTCCTATAGATAATTATACAAGCAGAATAAAGGAGATATTAAAATGA